From Miscanthus floridulus cultivar M001 chromosome 15, ASM1932011v1, whole genome shotgun sequence, the proteins below share one genomic window:
- the LOC136508796 gene encoding transcription factor NIGT1-like: protein MEMDPPPPVHADRRRCREYLLALEEERRKIQVFQRELPLCLDLVTQTIEGMRSHMDSVGGGSEETVSDHGGPVLEEFMPLKPTLSSSSEDDDDEHDSSDHHQHQHRAAGTANGGVDADKNDEAPGDPETAAAARASSSRRRLPQPETRKAMPDWLQSVQLWTQNQQPPPAQHQDELLPCRPVALNACRKPGGAFQPFEKEKQKDKEKQRVELPAAASSAVVGDSCDRAATDTAENNKRSGDKETSKGGKDKEAQSSSQAPSRKPRRCWAPELHRRFLQALQQLGGSHAATPKQIRELMKVDGLTNDEVKSHLQKYRLHTRRPNSTAAVQSGGTSVTPSTAPQFVVVGGIWVPPPEYAAAAAAAAAAAAAQPHQVHDLPGDASGTTTTTANKVYAPVATTTLTPGLLQPRPQRQSSSCSGGRRSGDACSGSPAVSSSSQTTSA, encoded by the exons ATGGAGATGGACCCGCCGCCGCCCGTGCACGccgaccgccgccgctgccgcgagTACCTGCTCGCGCTGGAGGAGGAGCGGCGCAAGATCCAGGTGTTCCAGCGCGAGCTGCCGCTCTGCCTCGACCTCGTCACGCAGA CCATCGAGGGGATGAGGAGCCACATGGACAGCGTCGGCGGCGGCAGCGAGGAGACGGTCAGCGACCACGGCGGGCCCGTGCTGGAGGAGTTCATGCCGCTCAAGCCCACcctctcgtcctcctccgaggacgacgacgatgagcaCGACAGCTCCGACCACCACCAACACCAACATCGCGCTGCCGGCACGGCCAACGGCGGCGTCGATGCCGACAAGAACGACGAGGCGCCGGGGGATCCGGAGACGGCGGCAGCAGCCAgagccagcagcagcaggcggcggTTGCCACAGCCGGAGACCAGGAAGGCGATGCCGGACTGGCTGCAGTCCGTGCAGCTCTGGACCCAGAACCAACAACCCCCGCCGGCGCAGCACCAGGATGAGCTGCTTCCGTGCAGGCCGGTGGCGCTCAACGCCTGCAGGAAGCCCGGGGGCGCGTTCCAGCCGTTCGAGAAGGAGAAGCAGAAGGACAAGGAGAAGCAGCGCGTTGAGCTGCCAGCCGCGGCGAGCTCGGCCGTGGTCGGGGACAGCTGCGACAGGGCCGCCACCGACACGGCGGAGAATAATAAGCGCAGCGGCGACAAGGAGACGAGCAAAGGCGGCAAGGACAAGGAGGCCCAGTCGTCGTCGCAGGCGCCCAGCCGAAAGCCGCGGCGGTGCTGGGCGCCGGAGCTCCACCGCCGGTTCCTGCAGGCGCTGCAGCAGCTCGGCGGGTCCCACG CGGCGACGCCGAAGCAGATCCGGGAGCTCATGAAGGTCGACGGTCTCACCAACGATGAGGTCAAGAGCCATTTGCAG AAGTATCGCTTGCACACGAGGCGGCCGAACTCGACGGCGGCGGTCCAGAGCGGCGGCACCAGCGTAACGCCGTCAACCGCACCGCAGTTCGTCGTGGTGGGAGGCATCTGGGTGCCACCGCCGGAGTACGCTgccgcggctgcggcggcggcggcggctgcggcagcACAGCCGCACCAGGTGCACGACCTACCCGGCGACGCGTCAGGAACGACGACGACAACCGCCAACAAGGTGTACGCTCCGGTGGCGACGACGACGTTGACGCCTGGACTGCTGCAGCCGCGTCCGCAGAGGCAGTCCAGCAGCTGCTCCGGCGGGCGGCGCAGCGGGGACGCCTGCTCTGGGTCGCCGGCCGTGTCGTCGTCGTCGCAGACCACCTCTGCGTAG
- the LOC136506821 gene encoding probable purple acid phosphatase 20 produces the protein MAAMAGSRSMAALALLVLASPALPASLAVTSPYVRPPPRATLSLPRDADADGQTPQQVHISMVGPDKVRVSWITDDDAPATVDYGTSAGQYPFSATGNTTTYSYVLYHSGNIHDAVIGPLQPSTTYYYRCSSNPSRELSFLTPPAALPFKFVIIGDLGQTGWTASTLKHIAAADYDMLLLPGDLSYADFVQSRWDSYGRLVEPQASARPWMVTQGNHEVEKLPLVEPTPFKAYNARWRMPYDAGAVPSGDNLYYSFDVAGGAVHVLMLGSYTDYAAGSAQLRWLRADLAALDRGKAAFVVALVHAPWYNSNDAHQGEGDAMRDAMEALLYGARVDAVFAGHVHAYERFKRVYAGKEDPCAPVYVTIGDGGNREGLADKYIDPQPTISAFREASFGHGRLEVVNATHALWTWHRNDDDEPVVADQVWMNSLAANPACNRSKKMM, from the exons ATGGCCGCCATGGCAGGAAGCAGGAGCATGGCGGCGCTGGCGCTCCTCGTCCTGGCCTCCCCCGCGCTGCCCGCGTCCCTCGCCGTCACGTCGCCGTACGTGCGGCCGCCGCCGAGGGCCACGCTGTCGCTGCCCcgggacgccgacgccgacggccAGACGCCGCAGCAG GTGCACATATCAATGGTAGGCCCTGACAAGGTGCGGGTATCATGGATCACCGACGACGACGCGCCGGCGACGGTCGACTACGGCACATCGGCCGGCCAGTACCCGTTCTCCGCGACGGGAAACACGACGACCTACTCGTACGTGCTCTACCACTCCGGCAACATCCACGACGCCGTCATCGGGCCACTGCAGCCCAGCACCACCTACTACTACCGCTGCAGCTCCAACCCGTCGCGGGAGCTCTCCTTCCTGACGCCCCCGGCCGCGCTCCCCTTCAAATTCGTCATCATCG GTGACCTCGGTCAGACGGGGTGGACGGCTTCCACGCTGAAGCACATCGCCGCCGCCGACTACGACATGCTCCTGCTCCCGGGCGACCTGTCGTACGCCGACTTCGTCCAGTCGCGGTGGGACTCGTACGGCCGCCTCGTGGAGCCGCAGGCGAGCGCGCGGCCGTGGATGGTGACGCAGGGCAACCACGAGGTCGAGAAGCTGCCGCTGGTCGAGCCCACGCCGTTCAAGGCGTACAACGCGCGGTGGCGTATGCCCTACGACGCCGGCGCCGTGCCGTCCGGCGACAACCTCTACTACTCCTTCGACGTGGCCGGCGGCGCCGTGCACGTCCTCATGCTCGGCTCCTACACCGACTACGCCGCGGGCAGCGCGCAGCTCCGGTGGCTCCGCGCTGACCTCGCGGCGCTCGACCGAGGAAAGGCGGCGTTCGTGGTGGCGCTGGTGCACGCGCCGTGGTACAATAGCAACGATGCGCACCAGGGGGAGGGCGACGCCATGCGGGACGCCATGGAGGCGCTGCTGTACGGCGCGCGCGTCGACGCCGTGTTCGCGGGCCACGTCCACGCGTACGAGAGGTTCAAGCGCGTCTACGCCGGCAAGGAGGACCCCTGCGCGCCCGTGTACGTCACCATCGGCGACGGCGGCAACCGGGAGGGGCTGGCGGACAAGTACATCGACCCGCAGCCGACGATCTCGGCGTTCCGGGAGGCCAGCTTCGGGCACGGCCGGCTCGAGGTGGTGAACGCCACGCACGCGCTGTGGACGTGGCAccgcaacgacgacgacgagccgGTCGTCGCCGACCAGGTGTGGATGAACAGCCTCGCGGCCAACCCGGCTTGCAACCGAAGCAAGAAGATGATGTAA